A part of Helicobacter ganmani genomic DNA contains:
- a CDS encoding nitrite/sulfite reductase yields the protein MSYYTIPNSVLENDFNFLSKSCEDFKNGKLDEVTFKAIRVPYGIYEQREKNTYMVRIKTHGGQITPKQLLGISKLAQNYANQSLHITTRGGIQLHYVDFENLCLVTQELHKLRLSGRGSGGNCVRGIVGDALSGIAKDDVFDIQPYANAITERMLALKDSFNLPRKFKISFSSSKADRATATITDVGFIATKKGNRKGFIVYIAGGMGSKSRLGYKITDFLPAKECFLFAQAVKQVFDKYGNRENKHSARLRFLADKIGIEELTKRIEQEKQLIQKSQKDWEIKVSKSFIKLPKLEHKALPKMTKEEKLWWNRFVREQKQSGYFYAKVPLTLGDIPYKSAEKLANILKSVNSHCIAFGQNQNLYVRNLSAEQMLTLYPILTEFSPQSKQATILGDMVACTGAATCQLGIARPRGAVQEIEKYLLKSKIDLDALQDFRIQLSGCPNSCGNHFTANLGFFGKIQRQGGIPYPAYNVVTGGVVEEGKTRFAKKITQIAAFYLPEFVYKVLTRFLEVKKQFKTFESWVDSSGEEEIIKIAESFAKIPNFSENPKPYYDWSSEELFSVSLKKNGIGEEN from the coding sequence ATGAGTTATTACACAATACCAAACTCTGTTTTAGAAAATGATTTCAACTTCCTAAGTAAAAGTTGTGAAGATTTTAAAAACGGCAAACTAGACGAGGTTACTTTCAAGGCAATTCGTGTGCCTTATGGAATTTATGAACAAAGAGAAAAAAATACTTATATGGTTCGCATCAAAACTCACGGGGGACAAATCACACCCAAACAATTACTTGGGATTTCTAAACTAGCCCAAAATTATGCCAATCAAAGCCTACACATCACTACAAGAGGGGGGATTCAGCTACATTATGTAGATTTTGAAAATCTCTGCCTTGTTACGCAAGAATTACACAAACTAAGGCTTAGTGGTCGTGGGAGTGGAGGAAATTGTGTGCGCGGAATCGTAGGAGATGCACTCTCTGGAATCGCAAAAGATGATGTATTTGACATTCAACCCTATGCTAATGCAATCACAGAAAGAATGTTAGCCCTCAAAGATTCCTTTAATTTACCGCGTAAATTTAAAATTTCTTTTTCAAGCTCCAAAGCCGATAGAGCCACTGCAACCATTACAGATGTAGGATTCATCGCTACTAAAAAAGGTAACAGAAAAGGATTTATTGTCTATATTGCCGGAGGAATGGGTTCAAAAAGCCGTTTGGGGTATAAGATTACAGATTTTTTACCCGCTAAAGAATGTTTTTTATTTGCTCAAGCCGTAAAGCAGGTGTTTGATAAATATGGCAATAGAGAAAATAAGCATTCTGCAAGACTAAGATTCTTAGCCGATAAGATTGGCATTGAAGAGCTAACAAAACGCATAGAACAAGAAAAACAATTGATTCAAAAATCACAAAAAGATTGGGAGATTAAAGTCTCAAAATCCTTTATCAAACTCCCAAAACTAGAACACAAAGCTTTGCCAAAAATGACAAAAGAAGAAAAACTTTGGTGGAATCGCTTTGTGAGAGAGCAAAAGCAAAGCGGCTATTTTTATGCCAAAGTGCCACTTACTCTAGGAGATATTCCCTACAAAAGTGCCGAAAAATTAGCAAATATACTAAAAAGTGTGAATTCCCACTGCATTGCTTTTGGGCAAAATCAGAATCTTTATGTAAGGAATCTAAGCGCAGAGCAAATGCTAACACTTTACCCAATTCTCACAGAATTTTCTCCCCAAAGCAAGCAAGCAACGATTTTGGGGGATATGGTTGCTTGCACGGGTGCAGCGACTTGTCAGCTTGGAATCGCGCGTCCTAGAGGAGCAGTGCAAGAGATTGAAAAGTATTTGCTTAAATCAAAAATAGATTTGGACGCCCTACAAGACTTCAGGATTCAACTCTCTGGTTGTCCAAATTCTTGCGGTAATCATTTCACCGCAAATTTAGGATTCTTTGGCAAAATCCAACGACAAGGCGGAATTCCCTACCCTGCTTATAATGTCGTAACAGGAGGAGTTGTAGAGGAGGGAAAAACAAGGTTTGCTAAGAAAATTACACAAATTGCAGCTTTTTATCTGCCCGAATTTGTCTATAAAGTCCTTACCCGATTCCTTGAAGTTAAAAAACAATTTAAAACCTTTGAATCTTGGGTGGATTCTAGCGGCGAGGAAGAAATTATCAAAATCGCAGAATCTTTTGCAAAAATCCCAAACTTTTCGGAGAACCCTAAGCCTTATTATGATTGGAGTAGCGAGGAATTGTTTTCTGTATCTTTAAAGAAAAATGGTATTGGAGAGGAAAATTAA